In Dyadobacter subterraneus, a single genomic region encodes these proteins:
- a CDS encoding ThuA domain-containing protein codes for MKTFLKIGFTLFFYILTVFFSLKSVAQTKPAAFKVLAIAENGGHHIAYSKGAKIWLDKLAKEKNFSIDYIQNTEKINEEYLSHYQLFIQLDFPPYAWTPTAAAAFEKYINEGKGGWIGFHHATLLGEFDGYPMWNWFHDFMGGIRFKNYISTFASGKVNVEDKKHPVMKGVPASFVVKTEEWYTYDKSPRPNVHVIASVDESTYIPDSTKVKMGDHPVVWTNPKIAAKNVYIFMGHSPDLFENKAYTTLFQNAIFWAAKK; via the coding sequence ATGAAAACTTTTTTGAAAATCGGTTTCACGCTTTTCTTTTATATTCTGACTGTATTTTTTAGTCTGAAATCTGTTGCCCAAACAAAACCTGCCGCTTTCAAAGTGCTGGCGATTGCAGAAAACGGCGGTCATCATATTGCTTATTCCAAAGGGGCAAAAATCTGGCTTGATAAGCTGGCAAAAGAAAAGAATTTCAGTATTGATTATATTCAGAATACCGAAAAAATCAATGAGGAATACCTCAGTCATTACCAGCTTTTTATACAGCTGGATTTCCCGCCATATGCCTGGACGCCGACAGCGGCAGCTGCTTTTGAAAAATATATTAATGAAGGAAAAGGTGGCTGGATCGGTTTTCACCACGCCACTTTATTGGGAGAATTTGACGGCTATCCGATGTGGAACTGGTTTCACGATTTTATGGGTGGGATAAGATTTAAAAACTACATTTCCACTTTTGCTTCCGGAAAAGTAAATGTTGAGGACAAGAAACATCCGGTTATGAAGGGCGTTCCTGCTTCTTTTGTTGTCAAAACGGAAGAGTGGTATACTTACGATAAAAGCCCTAGACCAAACGTTCATGTCATTGCCAGTGTGGATGAATCGACTTACATCCCTGATTCGACAAAAGTTAAAATGGGTGATCATCCGGTAGTCTGGACAAACCCGAAAATTGCAGCGAAAAACGTTTACATTTTCATGGGACATTCGCCGGATTTGTTTGAGAATAAAGCATATACCACGCTATTCCAAAATGCTATTTTCTGGGCTGCGAAAAAATAA
- a CDS encoding glycoside hydrolase family 18 protein, which produces MNPFSKRFNIKNALLVLVAGAFFSSSTLTSCDSKKKEEAKESKPVVIGYVGGFHGLVDTDKIDVKKLTHINYAFVNVENGLAFLTNEKTDSTNFRKLNLLKKINPDLKILISIGGWAWSGRFSDAVLTDSSRAKFAKSSVEIIKKYKLDGVDIDWEYPAMPGDSGNVYRPEDKHNFTLMFEAIRKELDIFEKEDGQKKLLTTAVAGWEEFIPHSEMGKAQEYLDYVNLMTYDLFSGDTVVHHAGLYPTDRFKANRSTDNGVKAYLKAGVPASKIVVGIPFYGRAFTLGKDSKIVLGETSVAKEYIDGYTYIKDSLVNKKGYKEYRDTVAHAPYLYNEKTKVFIGYDDEKSVAEKCKYVLDNKLAGVMFWEYNSDPKGYLLNEIDKSLK; this is translated from the coding sequence ATGAATCCTTTTTCTAAAAGATTTAACATCAAAAATGCCTTGCTTGTGTTGGTTGCCGGAGCCTTTTTCAGCAGCAGCACATTGACTTCCTGCGATTCTAAAAAGAAAGAAGAAGCAAAAGAATCCAAACCGGTTGTAATCGGATATGTTGGTGGTTTCCATGGCCTGGTTGATACAGATAAAATTGATGTCAAAAAGCTGACACATATCAATTACGCTTTTGTAAATGTTGAAAACGGACTGGCGTTTCTTACCAATGAAAAAACGGATTCTACAAATTTTAGAAAACTGAATCTGCTTAAAAAGATCAATCCAGATCTTAAAATCCTGATTTCAATCGGCGGCTGGGCATGGAGCGGACGTTTTTCTGACGCTGTGCTGACGGATAGTTCAAGAGCGAAATTCGCCAAAAGTTCTGTTGAAATCATCAAAAAATATAAACTGGACGGTGTCGATATAGATTGGGAATATCCCGCCATGCCCGGTGATTCAGGAAATGTTTATCGCCCGGAAGACAAACACAATTTCACATTGATGTTTGAAGCGATCAGAAAAGAGCTTGATATTTTTGAAAAAGAAGACGGACAGAAAAAACTTTTGACAACAGCGGTTGCCGGTTGGGAGGAATTTATTCCGCATTCTGAAATGGGCAAAGCGCAGGAATATCTTGATTACGTCAACTTGATGACTTACGATCTATTCTCTGGTGATACGGTAGTTCATCACGCAGGCTTATATCCAACCGACCGTTTTAAAGCAAACCGTTCGACAGATAATGGTGTGAAAGCATACCTGAAAGCGGGCGTTCCGGCAAGTAAAATTGTTGTGGGTATTCCATTTTATGGCCGTGCTTTTACTTTGGGAAAAGATTCAAAAATCGTTCTTGGCGAAACTTCTGTTGCCAAAGAATACATCGATGGCTATACTTATATCAAAGACAGTTTGGTCAATAAAAAAGGGTATAAGGAATATCGTGATACCGTTGCACATGCACCTTATTTGTACAATGAAAAAACGAAAGTTTTTATTGGTTATGATGATGAAAAATCGGTGGCTGAGAAATGTAAGTATGTGCTTGACAATAAATTAGCGGGTGTAATGTTCTGGGAATATAATTCTGATCCAAAGGGTTATCTGCTCAACGAAATTGACAAATCACTGAAATAA
- a CDS encoding DUF1684 domain-containing protein, producing the protein MNYNMIFRFVKVIPAVLLGFCLFSFINDSDYENKIKEWRKERIIELKSEQGYLNLAGLFWLDEGRNTFGSDAANKFIFPSDRSPANLGEFILENGKVTLIAKPDAEIYANDQLVTKLTIFPSDQEIVLKHKTLRWFVIKRGEKYAIRLKDLDSPYLKEFKGIESFPIAEQWKIKAKFEPTVGRKISILDVTGRLSEQESPGVLVFNVKSKEYRLDALSEGDSFFILFGDKTNKKETYGGGRFVYTSKPDADGYVSLDFNKAYNPPCAFTPYATCPLPPKQNILAVAVTAGEKNYGHH; encoded by the coding sequence ATGAATTATAATATGATATTTCGGTTTGTCAAAGTTATTCCAGCCGTTTTACTTGGCTTTTGTCTGTTTAGTTTCATCAATGATTCTGACTATGAAAATAAGATAAAGGAATGGCGCAAGGAGAGGATAATTGAACTTAAATCAGAACAGGGTTATTTAAATCTCGCCGGTCTGTTCTGGCTGGATGAAGGTAGAAATACTTTTGGTAGCGATGCTGCAAATAAATTCATCTTTCCTTCGGATAGAAGCCCTGCAAACCTGGGAGAATTCATATTAGAAAATGGCAAGGTTACGCTAATTGCTAAACCGGATGCTGAGATTTATGCGAATGATCAGTTGGTAACTAAACTAACAATTTTTCCCTCGGACCAGGAAATTGTGCTTAAACACAAAACTTTAAGATGGTTTGTGATCAAACGTGGTGAAAAATATGCCATCCGTTTAAAAGATTTGGATAGCCCTTATCTCAAAGAATTTAAGGGAATAGAAAGTTTCCCAATAGCGGAACAATGGAAGATAAAAGCAAAATTTGAACCAACAGTTGGTAGAAAAATTTCGATACTTGATGTGACAGGAAGACTTAGCGAGCAGGAATCTCCGGGTGTGTTGGTTTTTAATGTGAAAAGCAAAGAATACCGTCTAGATGCGTTGAGCGAAGGTGATAGTTTTTTCATTTTGTTTGGCGACAAAACAAACAAAAAAGAAACGTACGGTGGTGGACGATTTGTCTATACCAGTAAACCTGATGCAGATGGGTATGTTTCACTGGATTTCAACAAAGCCTATAATCCGCCTTGCGCTTTCACACCTTATGCCACTTGTCCCCTGCCGCCTAAACAAAATATACTTGCCGTGGCGGTGACAGCCGGCGAAAAGAATTACGGTCATCATTAA
- a CDS encoding transposase has product MLSKDLIDAYKSEELSTEAFKEYRLRKGVVCKKCGSKDHYWLSSKHQFQCKKCRFRTTLQSGTLLEGSKLPVSYFFIALHLLIKKGNDLKIEEFQQQTGHKYSEPLYDFLKKIKLYLKTNDQNSILIDFIEVVNENFILQKAG; this is encoded by the coding sequence ATGCTGTCAAAAGATCTCATCGATGCATATAAAAGTGAAGAACTCTCTACTGAGGCTTTTAAGGAATATAGATTAAGAAAAGGTGTTGTGTGTAAAAAATGTGGCAGCAAAGATCATTACTGGCTGTCTTCAAAACATCAGTTTCAATGTAAGAAATGCCGATTTCGCACTACTTTACAAAGTGGGACATTACTTGAAGGAAGCAAATTGCCGGTTTCCTACTTTTTTATTGCCTTACATTTATTGATCAAAAAAGGGAATGATCTCAAAATAGAAGAATTTCAACAGCAAACCGGGCATAAATACAGCGAACCATTATACGACTTTCTAAAAAAGATAAAACTCTATCTGAAAACAAATGATCAGAATTCTATTTTAATCGATTTTATCGAAGTTGTGAATGAAAACTTCATTTTGCAAAAAGCCGGATAA
- a CDS encoding cyanophycinase encodes MKRNIYLFGFLLFFSARSFSQTPITIKETPTRHGPEKGSLIIIGGGGATPEIWNKFTELAGGKDKARIVVITAAAGDSGFYKMDAVDLVKRETGIKNVTLLHTSSLTEANSEKFVAPIKAATGIYFVGGRQWRIADSYLNTLTHKAFQEVLQRGGVISGTSAGASIQGSFLWRGDTKGAHILIGDHTQGLGFLKNSAIDQHLLRRNRQFDLIEFIRQSPEIIGIGLDEATAIVVQKDIFEVVGRSYVAVYDYNTIVAKRERKFSDGNGPETNYQGQFFFLKQGQKYDLKERKVIQ; translated from the coding sequence ATGAAAAGAAATATTTACCTGTTCGGATTTTTGCTGTTTTTCTCAGCCCGGTCCTTTTCACAGACACCTATCACCATTAAGGAAACACCTACCCGACACGGACCTGAAAAAGGATCTTTGATCATTATCGGGGGAGGTGGAGCAACACCTGAAATCTGGAACAAATTTACTGAGCTCGCTGGTGGAAAAGACAAAGCCAGAATCGTAGTGATCACTGCCGCGGCTGGTGATTCTGGTTTTTATAAAATGGATGCAGTTGATCTGGTGAAAAGAGAGACGGGTATTAAAAATGTTACATTGCTGCATACCAGCAGTTTAACCGAGGCAAACAGCGAAAAATTTGTTGCCCCAATCAAGGCAGCGACCGGCATCTATTTTGTTGGAGGTAGGCAATGGAGAATTGCAGATTCGTATTTGAACACACTAACACATAAGGCATTTCAGGAAGTTCTGCAACGTGGCGGTGTCATTTCCGGTACATCTGCGGGGGCCAGTATTCAGGGATCGTTTCTTTGGAGAGGCGATACAAAAGGTGCGCATATATTAATTGGTGATCATACGCAGGGACTCGGATTTTTGAAAAATTCTGCCATTGATCAACACTTGTTACGCAGGAACAGACAATTTGATTTGATAGAATTTATTCGTCAGTCTCCGGAAATCATTGGTATTGGTTTGGATGAAGCAACGGCCATCGTGGTACAGAAAGATATATTTGAAGTCGTTGGAAGATCTTATGTTGCCGTTTATGATTATAATACGATTGTAGCAAAAAGAGAAAGAAAGTTCTCAGACGGAAATGGTCCTGAAACGAACTATCAGGGACAATTTTTCTTTTTGAAACAAGGTCAGAAATATGATTTGAAAGAACGAAAAGTCATTCAATAA